The genomic stretch GATATGCAAGCCCAGTTCTGTGCTCTGGCGTGCGTCACCCCGGGGCGGAGCACGGTTGAGGAACGTATCTTTCCGAACCGGTTTATGCATGTTAGCGAACTCAAACGCATGGGTGCACAGATCGAACTTCTCGGCAACCGAGCAACCATTGAGGGAGTTTCTCATTTAAGCGGAGCACCGGTGATGGCTTCTGACCTTCGAGCCTCAGCGGCCCTGGTACTGGCGGGGCTAGTGGCCAAGGGAAAAACGACCGTCCACCGCGTGTACCACATTGATCGAGGCTATGAAAACATCGATCAAAAACTCCAACAGGTCGGCGCAGAAATCCGTCGGGAAGTTGTCTCATAACCGACCCGGCTCCGGGATCACCCTCTCCTAGCCAAAGCCATCTATGCCCAGGACCAAGGCCATCTATCCCGGCAGTTTCGATCCCATCACTCTAGGACATCTCGACGTACTGCAGCGAGCCTGTCGCCTATTTGACGAGGTCATCGTTGCCGTAGCCGTTCATACACCCAAGGCACCGCTCCTTTCGCTGGCGGAACGAGTCGAACTCATTGAGCAGGTCATTCATCACCACTTTGGAGATGTACACCCACGTGTTATCCCCTTCGATGGCCTTACGGTCGACTTTGCGCGCTCCCAAGGAGCGTGCGCAATCGTGCGAGGTCTGCGCGCCCTTTCTGACTTTGAATTTGAATTCCAACTCGCATTGACAAACCGAAAACTCGATTCTTCTATCGAGACAGTCTTCCTAATGCCTAAGGAGAGTTATAGCTATCTTTCCTCTTCACTCGTGAAAGAAATCTGCCGCCTAGGCGGCAGTATTGCAGCCTTTGTGCCACCTGAAGTGGAAGCCAAGTTGATCGCTCGCTTGCGTCCTTCATCCTCCCATGCCTCGAGCTCCCAGAACTCCCAAGAAAGAGAATAACCAAGGGTGTTTCACGTAGTCGTTCCTGAACCAAGATCGATGGTCAAAAGACACGGGCTGGCCAGTGAGGCAAAGTTGAGAAAACGCTGCCGTTTCTCCCTAGAGACCACACTTGTTCATTCCAAAATGGCACGTTCGATTTTTCTCAACGCTCCCGGATGGTTTTTTCACGTTCACAACTAACGGATAAGCCAGACAACATCTCTTTTGGGCCGGCCTTTACAAAAGGCGAGAATTCCTATCGACTGATAAGGTCTTCCATTTCATCGTCCACCCTTACATCGATAATATTCCACGTCACATCTGGTTTGTAATAAACAAACCTCCAACGCAAAGGCTGAAGCTCTAGACCCAGAAGATAGCTCACAACATAGATCCTTGTGCCGACCGGATAGGTGTCGTACACTTCAAAAGACTTTGCCTTTCCGTACGTAGCCATTGCCTGCTGGACTTTCTCTACCAAGGTTTTTACGTTGTCAGTTCCCTGCCCTAAGCGACTTTTCCCAAGCAGCTCCTCAAAAGCTTGTTGTATTTGACCTGAAACCAGCCGGTTAAAAAAACGTTCTAAGGGAAAACGAATTTCAGGGATCGGTGGTGTTGGGTTGGGATTGGATCGAAAGTGCATCGGGGCCACGTCTTCACGAACGCTGGGTGGAGGAAGAGTTTGAGCCCAGCTCCGGATGCCCGTCAGAGACAGAACGCTTTCCCAGATCGCAAAAGAAACAAAAAGGAGAAAGTGCGATCGGAGAAGAAACCCGGTTTTTTGGCTCTGGCCAACAACGAGCCTCCTCTGGAGACTTGGAGAGGAGATGGGCACAAAAGAACTGCTACCCAAAAAAAGGGCGTGTTTTCGATCGGAAAGTAAGAAGATCCTCATGAGCTAACCGTTTGACGATTTGCTTTTTCGTTGTGTGGGACTTCTTTTTCGCTAGCCGCCGCTTTCCGGCAATTCTTTTGAAAAAAAGAACCAGCCGCAGACGCAGGGGCCTCGTTGCGCCCTGCAGTCATTTTCGTATGGGTTATCAAGGAGAGGTGGCTTCTGGCAATCTTCTTTTCAAGCTGGGCCTCTTTCTTTTCCCTCCTCACCGAAGCTCTTTCCTTTTGGTGCGGGCTTGCGTGCGCGTGCACAGAAACGAAACTCTTTGCCAGGGAGGGGAAAAACCATACTCCCTTGCCTTTCCTCAGACCATAGACAACCATTCCCAGAGATGATCCTCCGGGACGCCGGTCGAACGGTGCTGCCGACGATTCGTGTGCCGGGTTGCCGCTGGCGAAGCCCAGGTAGCACCCAGTCCCGCGTTTTCGAGGACAGAGGCGTGGGAGGGGTTGCCCATTGCCTCCCGAGGGGGCATGTGCTGGTTGCGCCGCTTTGAGTCTCTTCCGAACCCCCTCCATAGAAACGACCCCCTATACTTCCTCCGATGGCTTGCCGGTAGGGCGAAGCTGATATGACCACCATTGCGAGTGGGCACAACCGCCTCTCGCACGGACGGGCATTCGGAGAGCCCCAACCCTTTCCGAGCGAGGGCACCAGAGCGCCCCATGGGAAAAACTTGGTGCCATAACGACGCACCCAGTCGACCGCCCAATCGCAGAAGTATTGGCTGAGTCGACTTGGATCAGCTCGACTCCGGCAACCAAAAATGCCGGTTTGAGCCAACCGCGATCGCCTTGGCGCTAGGCGAAGGACGAGAGCGAGTAAGGCCAAACGTAACTTCCTCAGGTTTTTTGACCTTTGGAATTGCACGTCTAGAACTTATGGAAAAGTGCGTAGGGTCTATGTGTGAATAGGTTCTCAATAAAAATTTTTTGACTGCAAAATGGCAGGTATTGCAGGCTGTAGGCATGTACGTCCGGGAAATCCGTACCC from Candidatus Methylacidithermus pantelleriae encodes the following:
- the coaD gene encoding pantetheine-phosphate adenylyltransferase, encoding MPRTKAIYPGSFDPITLGHLDVLQRACRLFDEVIVAVAVHTPKAPLLSLAERVELIEQVIHHHFGDVHPRVIPFDGLTVDFARSQGACAIVRGLRALSDFEFEFQLALTNRKLDSSIETVFLMPKESYSYLSSSLVKEICRLGGSIAAFVPPEVEAKLIARLRPSSSHASSSQNSQERE